From Bombina bombina isolate aBomBom1 chromosome 1, aBomBom1.pri, whole genome shotgun sequence:
CGTTTTTTATAAACTTATTAACAAAACAGAACAATGTTTTAACACGAACAGAGTCagactgatttatttttttatactcagCGATTGACACAACGTAGTTTTACCCGCAAAGTTCTCTTACGTGTAATGACGTTGCCTAATCTGTCAATCAACAGTGAGGGCGTAACCAAAGTGACATCACCTTGGAGGAGCAGCTGTTTAGATGACAACAACACAGGGGCAGCGTACTAGGATTAACTAAAGCGGTGTTTTTAAAACGATAACACAAATTACTTTACTTGTGTAGTCAGAGACAAGGTTAATCGGCATAACTGTATGAAAACCACGTTTATTTTATAATATGGAGTAGTAATTTTGTAGCTTAAATCATATGTAAAGCAGAAATAGAGACCGATATGATTTATTCACCCCCCAGTTCAGTACAATGGAAGCGTCTGCAAAGCAGGACTTGTTTTTCTCTCGGTAACTGTGTAAGAAAATATCCCTCCGCCAGGGTCGGAAGCTCCCGGAAGAGTAGTAACTAGATCCTGCCGCggtgttgttttatttattataattattattgtttccCTTATTGCTTTAGGTTGATACGATAACTTATTGTTGGGGGAttcttttcttttgttatttttcttttttttattttctttacatcGAAGGTTTACGCTTTGTGAGAATCCCGTCCCTTATTTCTTCTACCATATTTATTATTGTTTCTCTTCTCCGGTTAAAGTAACAAATGTCAACACCAGCCAGAAGGCGTCTTATGAGAGACTTTAAAAGgtaaatgggttgaacttgtaacAATCTGCTTTCTTGCTTTGAGTAGCTGCCACGGGGTGAGATGTGAGGCCTGAATCCATGgtgttatattttatgttttgtttcagGCTCCAGGAGGATCCCCCCGCTGGTGTGAGTGGTGCCCCCTCTGAGAATAACATCATGGTGTGGAATGCGGTTATATTTGGGTGAGTTGACCCTTTCAGGAAGAAACTGCACATTACAACCTGTAACACGTCAAAACCAAGTCATTGCTATTCGGTGTGACTCTCTAAATACCAGTTCAGTGTATGGCCCCCCTCTGTTCTTTTTATCACCCCAATTTAAATGAAATCTCTTCTTTGTTACAGTCCCATGAAGATGGATGGAGTAACTGTCTAATGCTAACCTAAATTCACTGTAGCTTTGTTCCAATTTTGGTTGGTCAAGGAACTATAAACTCTTATATCTTGAGAAGCTAGTCTGTTCATTCCCCTTATAAAAGATTATAGCTCTTCCTTCATCTGATAAACTGATGACTATTTTGTAACAAACTAATTTATACAGtccttaataaagtttaatttttttataaataaatattttagtcaTGCTCTGCTAGTGTTCGTCCATCCCATTTGTATTATAGCAATTATTATTGCACAGAGCTAGACATTTTTTAGGACTCCCCATCTCCACTTACCACCCATAATACATACTAATATTTTAAAGCATGTACTCACCATCTAaatattgtctgtttttttatttttactttaggcCTGAAGGAACACCATTTGAAGATGGTGAGTATagcggaaaaagacgtttatgggCTGAGTAGTGTCATAAGATTTCAAACACCCTTATTCCTCTACTTATATAATTCTATAATTGAACAAAATAGCTTTTTTCAAGCAATAATCACCACGGTAACAGCAATACCATTACTGGTTTTAAGAAAAAAGAGGGTATTCATGCATAGCAATGCTTTGTTGACTATAAAGTTACCATAATCCTAATAGATACTTTCCTGTCTTAGTGATTTGCGCAGAAGTGCAGTGGAAACTGTAGTTAAACCATTTAAAAGCTAAATATTCTTAAATGTACATTAAATTAAAAACCTTATGTTTACGAAatagcacagtttaaaattgttaaATATTTCTTGTATACAAATGGTTAAAGGTGCATGATACTTAAAACTGCCTTTGATTTAAAAGAGAAGTTTATTCGGCACGTTTTACATTTTGAAACCGCTCCCTGAGAAAGTCCCTGAACTTGTAAAGAAACGATCAGTTTTGGTAGGGtacaggctaaattagctatttcaaatccctgaaataagggtaaagaagcttcttgtaaacaatttaatacactccaacatgtAAACTCAATAATTGGGAGAAAATTCCTGGATAAACAGTCACTTTTAACCTTctgttagtttcactttaaatgtaaaaatacattGTTTCAGTCACTGCTGAATGCGGAAGAAGTCAGTCCCTTTTGGCTCATTTTGGAGCCAAAATTATTctggtgaaagtgcaacacactaaatcCAGATCCTACCCGGAAGGGACCGACTTCCTCCGCATTCGGCTGTCAATAAAACTGGCGAATGCATATATCTATTAGTATTCATGTAAACTAATGTATCTGTCACATgtcttaattgtttattttgcatttattttttcctgatttatttgtattttggaATCACATAATTGATTGTGTTTTTGTTTATCTTTAGGAACATTTAAACTTACAATAGAATTTACAGAAGAGTATCCAAATAAACCGCCAACTGTAAGATTTGTCTCTAAAATGTTTCATCCAAATGGTAAGTatgtgaacacaatttttttccatTGGGTTTGCTTACTAGGATGTTCTCTTTGCCCTTTCTGTAGTGCACAATTAATAAATTATGAGCCATGGTAATTTTACAATGCTTGTGGGTAGGCAAGTCAGCCAGATGGCTAGTTTGCAAATGCACATAATTCAGTTTAGAAGACATGAAATGCAAAGTACACCTTTGAGGAAAACTGTCTATATTTCCATTTGCAAGGCATCACCCGCTTTggtcaaataataataattaattagctCAAACTTGAAATTGCAGCAGAGGACAGTATGCAATGTTTctagaaagttgttgtttttttttttttttctgtattaactTTATATACATTTGATAATTTATCTTGCAAGCTTTGTGGTCGATTTTATGTAAAACATCTATTTTCTTATCATTTATCATATtggagtgacttaaagggacagttcactccaaaaatttctcccctttaaattattcccaatgatccttttaacctgctagagtgtattaaattggttacaagtagctcctttactcatatttcagcatttgaaatagctgatttagcctgtggtatcgccacctacactgaacaaattaatactggagtataggctattgaatagcctaagtatacacagccagcagaagagactacactctcagtgggatgcaggatagttaagtaataaaatgatccttttccattgttttctctatgtattgagctttggtgttccaaccaaatagataaggaagcaagtctgtttacacaaacttaaaacataatgagatctgatatcacctttaagttcaacccattgtaataggctgtggtttcaaggcACAAAAttggctacttcatatacacaaataagcatgaaaatggaatttctcaaatattttatactctgcagttggtataacaagtcatttaaaatacattaatggaaacatttttttacagtgtactgtccctttaaaatcaatagTCATAGTTTGAAAAGAGTCCAGACAGCCATTTAAAAACAGGGCAGTTAAATTAAATTGTTGCATTTGTATATGTGAAAAAAATGGTAATGGGAGCCACTGTTTTCAGATAAGAGTATGTATGGTGAGGGGATGGAAGACTGTAGTATATTGAGTTAAATTGCTGCTGCTAGGGAACTAAGCAACAATCGGACAACTGCAGCGCTTAGGTTGTATATGATGGACACTCCTTTCACTCTTCAGCGTGGGCAACATATGTGGCATGTTGTACACGTGTGAGAGGTGAAGACATCACCTCCGCCAATAAGGCACGTTAAATACAATGCGTCCAATTCTTTGCCCTTCACAAAAACATCAGGACCGTaatgtaaaaacaaaacatttatttccaAAATCCTAAAAACTTCGCTGCAATTTAACACTTTCACTGCTAAGCAATTTTTTTACCCCAGTGCTGAGGcaatttttagttttttgttttatttaattcctattgtaagtcaaatttcagtgatcCATACAAATTATATATGGGGGGGAtttagcaggcccagcagattcaatatatgccattattatattcaTAATTAATGGAATGTGAGatagctgcaggaaaaaaaaatgttaacatatgTATGTTTgcttagattttaataaatactgaaaatggcccagtgaccactgctgttgtTGTGAGCACCTtattaaattgtcatcaagggtagccacaaatgaaataggggcccataaggGCTTTTGTGGTTTATAATATAGcttatagagaaataaaataacttttttttttaatttttcttgtaaAGTGTTTACTGTTACTGCAGTGATCATACAGCCAAAattcattgttttttttgtaagagaGGGACTTTTCTACTAGAAATCAAACCTTATTAGAGGTCTctagacataacaacatttttattttttttattattgtgtgtatataatgtaaaaTCCTCAAGCAAATCCCCAAGTGTTTGTTTTACTttaacatgttatatatatatttgatattgttGCTCCAAGACCACCACCATCCAACTCCCTTGCAGCTTGTTGGTTCAGCCCCTTTGTGATATCACCATATGCGTACATCGTGACATCACCCACACTCCTGCGAAGTCTGGTATGCCTCCAACTAGGACACCAACAATCCCCAGTCTGTAGTACACTGGATTGCCGAAAACAACGTAGAATAGGACACATGAGGAACTAAATAAGCGTGGAAAGCAAAGAGAACTGTTGCATGCATGTAAAAGTTTGCACACCTAAGCACACAGAAAATTGGTCACCTACTATCATATGACTATGAATAGAACAGCACAAAGTGTGAAACCAGGTCATCGGCGATAATTGGGTACATtatcattatactttatttatgaagcgccatcatattccgcagctctgtccatggatacagttcatttcaataaaacaataatataaaacttgtaagagacaggacaaaatttaccaaCACAtaaaggaggaattgagggccctgtttccgtgggaacatacaatctagaaggttgagaaacaggaggtgaggactgcaagattgagaaatgttaatgcagagttagatgagggaaatgttgttaggtaagaaatattattgagttgggtggtaggcttctctgaacagaaaagtcttcagagagtttcaaggaagaaagattagggcaaagcctaacagcacaagggagagtgttccagagggtaggtgctgctcaacagaagtcctgcagtctatcatgagaagaggtgataatcgcagatgcaaggagcaggtcattgttggatcttagtgggcgggctggagtatatttgttgattagagaggataggtagaggggagcggtgttggtgaacactttgtatgcaagggtgagaattttgaatttaattctgctgtaaatggggagccaatgaaggaactcacagagaggtgcagcagatacagagcaatggaaaggtggatcagcctggaagaggcatttaggatagattgaaggggggagaggcgggaaagaggaaggccagtaagtaggttattgcagtagtcaagccgggaaataacaagggagtggattatatgCTTTGTGATGTTAGCGCagagaaaaggttgaatcttggaaatattgtggagatggttgcggcaggatgtagaaagcgattggatatgggggacgaaggatagatttgagtcaagtgtaactccgaagcAGTGGAGTTGGGGCGATgggaaaatggtgatgccgtcaacagggatagagaagtcagaagtcggtgtagagcttcaaggggggataagaaggagctcagtcttggacatgtgagtgagggtggaagataggggaGGGTATTAGATAGGAAGTGCTGCAAAGGTGGGTAAAGCGCCTGGACACTGCACCAAATAGTTTTGAACAATGGACGCCTAGCCATCCAGTTAAACGGAAATGAGTAGTAAGTAGTTAGAAGCGCCAAAGGCAGGTGCAATCAATCTAGTCTATTTTATCCTACAACAGTTTAACGTTAAATTTACAATAAAAGTAGTAAACGGTACAATGTGTAAATAATGCAATAGgccacaataaaaacaataagcacaaaatattttacaaattaaacacaataaaacCGAACTGGTGGATCCACCTAGCTTATAAAGTATGTATGTGTGGATGGGTGAGAATAATCTTGCTAGTCTGGTCTATGTGAGGACCCTAGTATATGCGTGTCCTAATAGGAAGATGTTGCCCACATGGTCAGTGCGGAAAGATAACACCAATATGGGTTACAGAAAGTGGTGTGATTAACCCAATACAGTATAAAGACTAAAACAAATCAATAGTGTCACACTTGGGGGATGGTTGCAGAGATGATAGCCGCaagtgtgaaaaaaatgtgaatttggcCAAAAAATGGTGGCGAATGATGTCCAAAAGGTGcctaaaaatatgcaaaaaaagcgGATCCAAAAAGTCCAAAAAATCTagaaaatcccaaaataaaaacacaaataacaaAAGCAAAGTCACATAGAAAACTCACAAaaggtcacaaaaaataaaaaataaacacaaacttgtttCTTGGTGGTATAAAGTGTCGTAGTGTAGTATATTTGTTTTCCTGGTGGTGAGATATGCTGTGAAGATCCTGATAGTGCAAATCTTGTGATGTTTTTCCTATTGGTCCTAGTCGTCCGTTACTGATAATGTCCTGTAAACATAAAATACAATGTACAAAATTGTCCAAACTCCTGTTAAAAGAATGGAAAAAAGCTTACCAGTTGCTTGCCAATGCGTTTCGGCCACACtatgtgggcctttatcaagactggtgttacTTGTGAACTGGCGGCTTTATATACCCCATTTGTAATTTAATTCATTATTGACAAGTGAAAAAAACAGAAGTGGGGAAAACCGGATGTTTGTTAAAATTCGTTTAGACaacatatttctttttctttccaaatgtataagtatatacaaattaaactaaatacaggaagggatagggtcgattgggcaggtagtgaggcgtgaggaagatagtaaagaagaaaattaattttctggctggatagaagatgcagagggagtaactgggcctgttgttggaatattgcaggttggtgttgggatgttgcttcggatagtatgtgttttgtttaaaaagtagtctgccaggtcttgagcactaaagacagacggggggagcaggtgggtggaggagagagttaatggtggagaagagtcgttaagggtttgaggaaagagtagatatgagagaagagaagtaggtttgcttggctaagtgaagggcagaagtgtatgagtgAAGAATAatcttatagtgtatgaaatccggatcagagtgagttttcctccagacaagctcagcagtacgggagcatttttgcaaatagcgtgtttgctgagcatgccatgGCTGTAACTGACtacgtgatgttttgcgcagttggggaggggcaagtttGTCTAGTGCTGAGgaaagagttttgttatagtgggctgttgcgagaTACAGGCAGGTTATAgtagaagtgtgagggaggagatcttgaatgattttttaaaattgttgcGGATCCACATCATGTACATTTCTataggggcgggatggagaagtgggtttagctgttgcattaatattataggtgaccaggtgatggtctgaaatgggaaaagggcaacagatgaggtcagatatagaacagaggtaagaaaatactaggtcgatggagtgtccatcacggtgggtagggaatagggtggattgtgagagactgaaggagaATGTGAGTGAAAgacgtttagaggcagcaggggcagatggattgtcaatgggaatgttgaagtccccaagaattagggttggtatatttgtagagagaaagtgagggagccaggcggcgaagttgtcaaagaattgggaagtaggtccaggagggcgatagatgactgccactttgagggagaggggggagaacaggcgaatacagtggacttcaaaggaggaggagagagatgggattggaggtagataagtgcaggagggggggagagcaggatcccaacactgaCGCCccatttctcacctggcctaggggtatgtaTTTCCTCagcattcctt
This genomic window contains:
- the UBE2A gene encoding ubiquitin-conjugating enzyme E2 A, producing MSTPARRRLMRDFKRLQEDPPAGVSGAPSENNIMVWNAVIFGPEGTPFEDGTFKLTIEFTEEYPNKPPTVRFVSKMFHPNVYADGSICLDILQNRWSPTYDVSSILTSIQSLLDEPNPNSPANSQAAQLYQENKREYEKRVSAIVEQSWRDC